In Polaromonas sp. JS666, one genomic interval encodes:
- a CDS encoding lipoprotein insertase outer membrane protein LolB, with protein MLLLARLRSAFFSGCLIAAFLIAGCANPPGVKGIRAPQNDFWTGRLSLQVHSEPAQSFSASFELKGQPERGELTLISPLGNVLGVLRWSPGEAVLDSGNEKLQHYASIDVLMEQATGAALPLVALFGWLQGDHASVSGWSADLSRYGEGRISAKRVQPTPPADLRVVLDQ; from the coding sequence TTGTTGCTCCTTGCCCGCCTGCGCTCAGCTTTTTTTTCAGGCTGCCTGATTGCTGCTTTTCTAATCGCAGGATGCGCCAATCCTCCGGGGGTCAAGGGCATTCGTGCCCCTCAAAACGACTTCTGGACCGGCCGTCTCAGCCTGCAGGTCCACAGTGAACCCGCGCAGTCTTTCTCAGCGAGTTTCGAGCTCAAGGGCCAGCCGGAGCGCGGCGAGCTGACACTCATCAGCCCGCTGGGCAATGTCCTGGGCGTACTGCGCTGGTCTCCCGGCGAGGCCGTCCTTGATTCGGGCAACGAGAAGCTGCAACACTATGCCTCGATCGACGTGTTGATGGAGCAGGCAACCGGCGCGGCCTTGCCACTGGTCGCGCTGTTTGGCTGGTTGCAAGGGGACCACGCCAGCGTCAGCGGCTGGTCTGCCGACTTGTCCCGCTACGGCGAGGGCCGTATTTCTGCCAAAAGAGTCCAGCCCACACCACCAGCCGATCTTCGTGTCGTGCTGGATCAGTAA